In Osmerus eperlanus chromosome 17, fOsmEpe2.1, whole genome shotgun sequence, a single genomic region encodes these proteins:
- the prl2 gene encoding prolactin 2 produces MSRNLAPVSVVLMILVCLELRARLCQVSGAPICAHGQTGCHILSLADLFERVIQHSARMHGISSDLHSEFENYFLPSKNHIGRVNRICHTSSILTPNGKENAQRLTREELAEVILKLLVAWRDPLWQFHQNIAQHHDFNNFSSNKALEMSDMVHELRKGVEKVAEKMQHLGMMSNSLSGLSSPEALVPSSVSDESRPMSDHDLLFCFRRDSNKVQNYLKILKCGIVPEHGC; encoded by the exons ATGTCAAGGAACCTCGCGCCAG tgTCAGTGGTCCTCATGATCCTGGTGTGTTTGGAGCTGCGTGCCCGGCTGTGCCAGGTCAGCGGAGCTCCTATCTGTGCCCACGGCCAGACCGGGTGCCACATCCTCTCACTGGCAGACCTGTTCGAACGAGTCATCCAGCACTCCGCCCGGATGCACGGAATCTCCAGCGACCTGCACTCTGAATTC GAAAATTACTTCCTCCCCAGCAAGAATCACATAGGCAGAGTCAACCGCATCTGTCACACCTCATCCATCCTCACGCCCAATGGAAAGGAAAATGCGCAGAGACTGACC AGAGAAGAGCTGGCGGAGGTGATTCTGAAGCTGCTGGTGGCTTGGAGGGATCCTCTTTGGCAGTTCCACCAGAACATAGCTCAACACCACGACTTCAATAACTTCAGCTCCAACAAGGCTCTGGAGATGAGCGACATGGTGCACGAGCTACGCAAGGGTGTTGAGAAGGTGGCCGAGAAG ATGCAGCACCTTGGCATGATGAGTAACTCCCTCAGCGGCCTGTCGTCTCCGGAGGCGTTGGTTCCGTCGTCCGTCAGCGACGAGTCTCGCCCGATGAGCGACCACGACTTGCTGTTCTGCTTCCGCCGAGACTCCAACAAAGTCCAGAACTACCTGAAGATCCTCAAGTGTGGCATCGTCCCCGAGCACGGCTGCTGA